The following are encoded in a window of Corynebacterium marinum DSM 44953 genomic DNA:
- a CDS encoding helix-turn-helix transcriptional regulator, whose product MALPYLRGLADGIDEVGCGHGHQIARATVDMLTMLFGAALGTAPPEAEDRRARQRDAVEQWIGRNLLAEDLSPGRIAAEHFMSTRTLHSLFAEVGTTVGEVVRGRRLALAGELLMRHPGLPVAEVVRRAGFADPSYFARSFRRRFGCAPSRFRDRGC is encoded by the coding sequence GTGGCACTGCCCTACCTCCGGGGGTTGGCAGACGGCATCGACGAGGTCGGGTGCGGCCACGGCCACCAGATCGCCCGGGCCACGGTGGACATGCTCACCATGCTCTTCGGCGCCGCCCTGGGGACCGCACCGCCGGAAGCGGAGGACCGGCGCGCCCGGCAACGCGACGCCGTCGAGCAGTGGATCGGCCGGAACCTTCTCGCCGAGGATCTCTCGCCCGGGAGGATCGCCGCGGAGCACTTCATGTCCACGCGCACCCTCCACAGCCTTTTCGCCGAGGTCGGCACCACGGTGGGGGAGGTGGTCCGCGGGCGCCGGCTGGCGCTCGCGGGGGAGCTGCTGATGCGTCACCCCGGCCTGCCCGTGGCGGAGGTGGTGCGCCGCGCCGGGTTCGCGGACCCCTCCTATTTCGCCCGCAGCTTCCGCCGGCGTTTCGGGTGCGCGCCGAGCAGGTTCCGCGACCGCGGATGTTGA